Proteins from a genomic interval of Equus przewalskii isolate Varuska chromosome 32, EquPr2, whole genome shotgun sequence:
- the LOC103543060 gene encoding olfactory receptor 6F1: protein MGTNNETLPHDFLLLGFPGSQALQLFLVMFFLVMYILTVSGNMTILMLVSTSHQLHTPMYFFLSNLSFLEIWYTTAAVPKALAILVGGCQIISFTSCLLQMYLVFSLGCTEYFLLAAMAYDRYLAICYPLHYGVIMNSLLSAQLALASWVCGFLAIAVPTALISNLTFCGPHTINHFFCDIAPWIALACTSTRGVELVAFVIAFVVILSSCLITLVSYIYIISTILRIPSASGRSKAFSTCSSHLAVVLIWYGSTIFLHVRTSIKEALDLTKAVHVLNTVVTPVLNPFIYTLRNKEVRETLLKKWKGK from the coding sequence ATGGGCACAAACAATGAAACTCTCCCCCACGATTTTCTCCTGCTGGGCTTTCCTGGGTCCCAGGCCCTTCAGCTCTTTCTCGTCATGTTTTTTCTGGTGATGTACATCCTCACGGTCAGTGGTAACATGACTATCTTGATGTTAGTGAGTACCTCCCACCAGTTacacactcccatgtacttcttTCTGAGCAACCTCTCTTTCCTGGAGATTTGGTATACGACAGCTGCAGTCCCCAAAGCCCTAGCCATCCTAGTTGGGGGATGCCAAATCATATCATTTACCAGCTGCCTTTTGCAAATGTACCTTGTTTTTTCATTGGGCTGCACAGAGTACTTTCTCCTGGCAGCCATGGCTTATGACCGCTATCTGGCCATCTGCTATCCTCTTCACTATGGAGTCATCATGAACAGCTTGCTCTCAGCACAGCTGGCCTTGGCCTCCTGGGTCTGTGGTTTCCTGGCCATTGCAGTGCCCACAGCCCTCATCAGCAACCTGACCTTCTGCGGCCCCCACACCATCAACCACTTCTTCTGTGATATTGCACCCTGGATTGCCCTGGCCTGCACCAGCACAAGGGGAGTGGAGCTAGTGGCCTTTGTGATTGCTTTTGTGGTCATCCTGAGTTCATGCCTCATCACCCTGGTCTCCTACATCTACATCATCAGCACTATCCTCAGGATCCCTTCAGCCAGTGGCAGGAGCAAAGCCTTCTCCACGTGCTCCTCACATCTCGCTGTAGTGCTCATCTGGTACGGGTCCACCATATTCCTTCACGTTCGCACTTCTATCAAAGAGGCCTTGGATCTGACCAAAGCTGTGCATGTTCTGAACACTGTGGTGACTCCAGTTCTGAACCCTTTCATCTACACTCTCCGAAACAAGGAAGTAAGAGAAACTCTGCTGAAGAAATGGAAGGGGAAATGA